The Deltaproteobacteria bacterium genome segment CGACGTGGTGAATCAGCCCGCCGACGTGAAGTTCCTGATCGACCAGCTGCTGGCACTCGACAGTGCGCCCAGCGGCCTGCTGGCGCGGCACATCGATCACGACCGCATCGGGCTGGCTGGGCTTTCGCTCGGTGGGCTGACCACTTACTTGGCGGCGTTTCATCCCACCCTGCGAGACCCGCGCGTACGGGCCGTGGCCGCCATCGCAGGTCCCGGCTGCTTCTTCACCCCGGCATTCTTCGGCGACCGCCGCGTTCCCCTCATGATCGTGCACGGCGACATCGACGCGATTGTCCCTTATCAACAGAGCGCCCCGGCGGTCTTCGCCGGCGCCAATGCGCCGAAGTACTTGGCGACCATTACGGGCGGTTCGCACACCGGCTTTGCCGGCGTTGCCTCGATCTTGTTTGGCGGACTGCACAACCCCGACAGCGTGGGCTGCGCTCAGCTCGGCCGGCCCAGCACGGGCGGCAACAACGAGGAGCTGCTGCGGCAACTAGGCGGTGCCGAGGCGGGGCTGGTGCGTGGTGACTGCCCGCCGGCGTGCGCCCCGGGACCGCAACCCAAAGCGATCGAGCCCGCCCGCCAGCACGAGTTGGCGTTGCTCACCTTGGTGCCGTTCTTCGAGGCCTATCTGCGCGACAGCCGGCGCCACCGGCAGTTCCTGGAAGATGCACTGGCCGGTGAAAACCCAGAGCTGAGCGTAGAGTACCAGCTCTAGGGGCAGTGTGCCCGCATCGCGATTCACTCACCACCCCCGCAAATCGATCGCCCAGCTCTCGTCTACCTGCTCGCCCGACACCAGGTGGAGGCGCTCGTGGTAGGCGATGGTGGGGTCAATGTGGGCCGGCCAGACGCGGATGCGATCGCCGACGCGCACCGGTTCCTCAGGGGCGAAGGTGATGTGCTCGTCGGAGCAGAACCAGACCGCGGCCCCGTCGATTGTCGGATTGCCGTGATCCATGCCGAGGGCCTTCAGCCCGCAGTCGGCGACGGCGTAAGCGGCGGAGCGCGAGATCACCGTGGCCAGCACGCTCAATCCGCGCCGAAAGGGCAAGCCGAGCTTGGCGTAGGTGTTGTCCATCAAGGCGTACGAGCCGGCTTGAATCTCGTTTGCCCAGACGTTGCAGTCGTAGGTGCCGGTGCCACCGGCCGAGATCAATTCTCCGCCCACGAGTCGGTGCGCTGCCAGTAGGAGCTGCATCGACTCGCCACACAGCCGTGCCCGCGCCTCGCGATCATCGAGCCCGACCACGTGCCCCTCGTAGCCCATCACGCCGCGAACGCTGAGGCCGTGGCGGCGTGCTAAGTCGGCCAGTCGGCCGGCGTCCTCCGGCATGCAGCCGCAGCGCGGCAGGCCGACGTTGACGTCGATCACCACTTCACGCAGGCCACCGGCCGCCGCCGCCATGATCGTGGCCTCCGAGTCAACCGCAACCGTGATGCGAGCTTCGGTCACCGCCAGCCGCCGCGCGTCGAGCACCTCGTTGGCGAGCAAGAGGTCGTCGCGCAGTCCGGCAGCTGCCATTCCTTCAACCTCGCGGATGGTGGCGCAGGTGAAACTGCGGTGGCCGTGCGCCGCCTGGCGGCGGGCGAGCGCAGTGCACTTGTGCGCTTTCACGTGTGGCCGCAAGCGAGCGCCCGGCAGCGCGGCGGCCATGGCGGCCAGGTTGTGCTCGAGCACCCCCGCGTCCGCGAGCAAGGCCGGGGTCTGCAAGTCGTCGATCGTCATGGCTTCCTTGTCTACGCGCCACCCCGTGCCGGTGCAACTAGCGCAAGCCCCGCGCGCTGCTTGACACGTTTGCCGAGCGCGTAGTTAAAGGTCCTGGCTTCACTGTGTTCGCAGAAAACGCCATGACTCGTTGGAGCGCGATCTGTGCGCTGTTGCTAGTGCCCGTGGCCGTTGCCGCCGCCGAGGTTCGTGCCATCCGCGCCAGCGGCGAGTACCGTATGGGCGACAACGATACTCGCGCCGAGGGCAAGCGCCTGGCCCTCGCCGACGCCAAGCGCCGGGCGCTGGAACAAGTCGGCACCTATGTCGAGAGCATCTCCGAGGTGCGCGACATGAAACTCGGGCGCGACGAGATTCGTGCCTACACCGCCGGCATCGTCGAGGTGAAGGAAGCCATCGAACACACCGCCCTCGACGCCGATGGGAAGTCGATGGTCATCAGCGTCGAAGTGGTTTGCGATATTGACCCCGCCGTCCTCACCAAGCAGATCGAGAACCTGCGCCGCAACGAGGCGGCAGGTCAGCAGCTGCAACAACTGCGTGCCGAGAACGACGCGCTGCGCCGTCGCCTGGCCGAGCAATCGCGTTCGGTGGCTGAGGCAAGAACGCCGGACGATGCTCAACGGCTTAGCCGGCAGCGCGATACAACCTTGACCAACCTCGAGGTGGGCGATCTGCTGGCGCGTGCGTGGGTGGCGCTGGGCTCGGAGCAAGGGACTGTGCTCGCCGGCGCGTCGACGCCGGCTGGCAGGGGGCGGGCCCGCCCCCTAGTCCTCCAGGCGCTTACGCTCGATCCCGACAGCGCGCCCGCCCACCAAGCCATGGGTGGCTTACTATATGAGGAAGGCAACTGGGATGGTGCGCTCGCCGAGTTCCGCGAAGCTCTGCGCCTCCAGCCGCGCTCGGCCGCCGCTCACGGGGGGCTGGGAAACGCGCTCCAGAGTAAAGGCGCGCTCACTGACGCCATCCGCGAATACCGTCGCGCCCTCGCCCTCAACCCTGACTCGGTCCTAGCGCATAACAACCTCGGCTCAGCGTTGCTCGCCAAAGGTGACGCAGAAGGAGCGGCGCGGCAGATGCGTGAGGTGATCCGGCGCAAACCGAACTTCGCGCCGGCACACGTCAATCTCGGTATCGCACTGAAGGTCAAGGGTGATCTCGCCGGCGCCGTTAGCGCGCACCGCCGGGCATTGGCCCTCAAGCCCGACTACGCCGAGGCACACTACAATCTCGGCATCGCGTTAGAGGCCAGCGGCGCGGTGAACGAGGCCATCGGCGCCTACCGCGAGGCCCTGCGTCTCGCGCCGGATCATGCCGACGCGCACAATAACCTCGGCATCGCCTTGGCCAGCACGGGTGATTGGACCGGTGCGATCGACGAGTTTCGCCGGGCCCTGCGCCTCAAGCCGGACCATCCCAATGCCCATTACGGCTTGGGGGTGGCGCTGGAGAATACCAAGGAGCTGGACGCGGCCGCCCACGCCTACCGGCAGGCGCTGCGTGTCCGGCCACATTTTGCCTCGGCGCACTACCAGCTGGCGGGCGTGCTCAAGGCTAACGGCGACGTCGCGGGGGCGATCGCCGAGTTCCGCGCCTACCTCCGCGATACCGCGGACGGCGAAGCCGAAAAGCACAGGGTGCGCGCCATTGTCCGTGAACTGGGCGGTACGCCCTGACACACGAGGGCCTTTTTCTCAGAACCGTAGCTATGGCATCTACTTGAGTGCAGCTTGGCGCTAGGGCCTATTGACAGCAAAGCGCCGCCTGCGATAGGAGCAAGTTGTACTCGTCCGCTATTTCTCCGCGGGTAAACGGGAGGGAGAGGCGTGGTGTGGGTGTGGGTATCGCCTGGTAGTGCTGCAGACCGCTTGCGGTCGCCGGTGGACCCTTTTCGCGCTGCCCTCACACCGCGCCCGGCCCCCGTCGCTAGCCTGTCGAAGTTCTCTTGCTGCTCGTGTTCGGTACAATCAGCGAAGTCGCCGGCTGCGGCGTCAAGCGCGGGCTCGCACTGCCGCGGCCCGCCCCCCCGCGCGCGCACGGAAATGCCCGGCATCGGCAGCCGTGCTGGTCCGGGGCAAGTGTGTCGCGCTGCGATGTCTTAATGCTGGCTGTGAGGCCGGAGGAGAAGGGAAATGAGGTTAAGAAGGTTAGCAGTGAGCTGTGTCCTGTTGGGTACTGTCGTTGGCGCCCCGAACACGCAAGCGCAAACACAGACGGGCATCGTCGAAGCAGCCGCGCAGGGCGCGGTCTTCATGCCCGTGCAAGACACCAATCGTGAGAGCACCGGCTACTTGGTGGTCGGCAGAGTCGGGTATTTCGTCACCGATGCCTTGCAGGTGGCGATAGCGCCGCAGGTATACGGGAACTTCAAGGACACCCCATCCGGCGCGCTTACCGGTCGGGTGGATTACCACCTGTTGCCGGAGAGCACGACCGTGCCGTTCGTCGGCGTGCAAGGCGGCGTACTGTTTTCGTCTTCGGGAGGTGGCTTTGGCGGGGGTGGCGGAACCGATACCAACGGCGCGTTGGGCGGTCAGGCGGGAGTGAAGGTCTTCCTGACCAAGACCACCTCGGTCAACGCCGAGCTCGACTACATAGCCTCGACCGATGCCATGGATGAGGGGGCACTACTCGCCCTCTTCGGCGTTTCGTACTACTTCCGTTAAGTCTTCAGCCGTGGCGCTGCCCGCGGACGGCAACGGCCGTCGCGGGTGGCGCCGGGCGGAGGGCAGGTTTCTGTGAGGAACGAGCAATGCGGGTTCGTTACGAATGGATTCTCGGCGTCGGCTTGCTAGCGGCAGCGCAGGCCGCCCCCGCCCGGGCCGCGCCGCAGCCGGATATCCGCGCCGAACTGAGCGACAACTACGGCAGCAGTTGGGCGGTGGTCATCGGCATCGATCGCTACCGCAATTGGCCGTGGCTCAACTCGGCAGTGAAGGACGCCGACCAGGTCGCCGCCCGGCTGCAGTTGCTCGGCTTCGAGCATGTGATCACACTACGTGACAGCGAGGCGACACGTGCGGCCATCGTCGGCGTCTGGGAGCGCTTGCAGCGCGATACCCGGGCGGATGACCGCGTGCTGTTCTTCTTTGCCGGCCACGGCCAGACCGAATCCCTACCCAACGGCGACTCCAAGGGCTACCTCATCCCCGCTGACGCCAGCTGGGAACGCTACGCCGAGACCGCCCTCTCGGTCGATGAGCTGCGCGCTCTCGGCAAGCAGGTCCCGGCCAAGCATCTGCTCTATGTGATGGATGCCTGCTACTCGGGCCAGATGTTGCTGCGCGCCGGCCGTAGCGGCGCGGCGCCGGCGTGGCTGCGCAAGCCCGTGCGGCAGGTGCTGGCTGCCGGCCGTGCCGGCGAGCAAGTCATCGAGCAGGGCGGCAGCGGCTTGTTCACACGCATCCTGCTCGAAGGCCTTGATGGCGGCGCCGATCTCGACCACGACGGTATGATTACTGCCAGTGAGATCGGCGTCTACGTCAATCCGCGCGTGGCCAAGCTGTCGCAAGGAGCGCAAACGCCGCAGTTCGGGCGCATGGCCGGCGAAGGTGAGTTCGTTCTGGCCAAGAAAAGCGCCCCGGCGCGCCCGCTGCCCGCCTTGGCGCCGGTCATTACGCCGGTGCGGCCCCGCAGCAATTCGGTGCGCCTAGCCATCGGACGAGTGCAAGGCTTCGCGGTTGATGCCCTGGACCCCAACGGTGCTCAGCTCGCCGAGACGGTCTGGCAGCTCGACGGGCGGCAAGTGGGCACCGGCTTGCGCTGGAGCTTCTCCGGCGGCGCTCCGGGCTCGCACACCGTTCGCTTCGTTGCCCGCAGCCGCGAAGACCAGGGCGCTGCCGAGGAGTGGACGGTGGAAGTGGTGGCGCCCGATAAGCTGTTGCCGCGGGTGGCGATCGAGATCTCGGAACGACTTGGCGGGCGCGACTCGTCGTGCGGACTCCTGTGCGGCGAACTGGAACGTGCGCTACTCCAGCAGCGGGCCACAGTCGTCTCGCAAGAGCAGCTCGCGCGACTGCGCCAGCGCGACGTTACCCTGGCGCTGGATGACCGCGAGGCGGCGGCGGCCATGGGCGAGCGGCTGGGCGTCGACATCTTGCTCAGAGGTAGCTGCGAGGTGGGCGAGCCGCGCCGCCAGCGCTTCGAGGGGGTCGAGTTCTTCATCGCCGATGAAGCCACCTGTGAGGTGCGGGCGATCGAAGCGGCCACGGCATACATCAGCCTGTCCGAACGCCTGGAGAAGCCACGAAAGGACACCAGCGCCACCAGCGCTGACAGCGCGGTTACGCGTGCGCTCAAAGCCACGGTCGATGGGAGGGCGGCAGCCCTGGCCAAGCGCCTGATTTACAGCTGGAGCACGGCCGAGCCTCGGCTGTACGAGGTGCTGATCCGTGACGTGGAGGGCGCGGCACTTGGCGGCACGGAGACTAAGCTGCGCAGCCTCGAAGGCGTGCGCCGACTGCAACGGCGCAGCTACCAACAGCGCATCGCCGAGCTTAATCTCGAATACCAGGGCGATCAGGAGGCCCTCATCAATGGCCTGTATGACCTGGGCTACGAGCTGATCGGCGAGGATCCCGGCCGCGTAACCGTTCGACCACGGGCGCGAGCAGCTGGGGGTCAAGAATGAGCGTGCGACTGGCGGCCGTGCTGGCGGCGGCGTTGGCACTGGCGGGCTGCGCCGCCAATCGCGACAGTGGGCCGGTCGAGGTGCGCGTCTACGGCGAGCCGGCGGCGGCGGTGATGGCTGCTGCTCCCGGCGCGGCACCCGCCGCTCCCGGCGGCGGTGCCGGTACGCTGTTCGGCCGCGCCCTCGCGCACCAGCGCGTGGGCGTAGCCTTCTTCGATCGGGGCGGCTGCGGCGAGGTGCTGGCGACGGCCGAAGGATCGGTTCTCGCCGCGCTGCGCAACGCCGGCGCTGAAGTGCTTGATCAACCAACGCTGGAAAGACTGCGCGCCGATCGTACCGCCTACGAAGTGGCCATGAACCCGACCATATCCCAGCTGCGTGAACTGCGCGCCCGCTATCAGGTTGAGATTCTGCTCAGCGGATTCTGCTCGGCGGAAAGCGCTCAGGGCGTTGGCCTGCTGTGGGTCGGTACGGCGAACACTGATCTGCGCGCAACCCTAGCCGAAACCGCAGCTGTCATGGGCAACGCTACCAGCCGGCCCTTTGGAACCAGAAGTAACCCAAGCCCCGTGGCCGATACGGCGCTGGCCGCTAAGCGGCTGGCCATCGAGCGGGCGCTGGCCGATATGGTCAGCTTGGCGGGCTTGGGCACCGTCGTCGTCGCCGCCGAGCAGCCGGTGCGGCTGACGTACGCGGAGAAGCTGCGCCGCGGCGACAGCGCCACTGCGCTGGCCTTCTCGCCGGATAGCCGGCTGCTGGCTGTCGCGGAGACGGGCGCGGTGTCGCTGTGGGACGTGGAGCGTCAGAGCCTGCTCTGGCGCCAGAGCGGGGGCGGGCAAGTGCGCGCCCTGGCCTTCAGCGCCGACGGTGCCAGGCTGGTGGCTGGCGCAGACGATGGCCGGTTGCTGGTCTTGGATGTGCAACGGGGCCAAGCCCTCGCGCACTTGGGCAATGGCGAGGCCGTTACCGCTTTGGGCCTGAGCCCGAATGGACAGCACGCAGCCGTCGGCCGCCAGTCGGGTGAAGTTGCGGTCTGGGACCTCGCCGGCGGACAGCCGCTGGTGGAGTTCTCCGCCCACAGGGGCCGCGTGCAGATGGTGAGCTATACCCGCGATGGCCGCACCGTGATCTCCGCCGGGGTGGATCAGGCGGTTCAGTTTCTCGACGTCTACGGACGCCGCGCGCTGCGCTCGCTGGCGCCGGTCTTCCGTATGGGTGCCCTCCACTCCGCGGCCCTCAGCCCGTGTGGTCGCTTGTTGGCGCTCGGTTTGAAAGAGATTCGCGTATACAGGCACAGCGATCGAGTGGACACCGAGTTCATCCGCGCGGTGGATGTGCTCACCGGCGAGGAAGAGCAGCGCTTCGAGGCCCACGGCGATCCCGTCACCGCCCTGGCGTTCGGTCCGACGCGCGACTTCTTGCTCTCGGGCAGTGAGGATAGTCAGGTGAAAGTGTGGCAGCCCGATCGCGCCCGCGCGCTGTTGACCATCGCCTTCGGCTCGCCCGTTAACAGCGTTGACTTCAGCCGCAACGGCCGCTGGTTGGCCGCGGCTGGAGCTGCCGGTCTGCGCCTCTGGGAAGTCCGCTGAGTGTCCCCGAGCCGGCAAGCCCGATGGTACAGTAACCGGGCGAGCTTGCATCATCCGGGGCGGGTCGATACCAAGGCGCGGTGCGATGGTGCGAGCGATGGATGGCTTGGTGCGGGACGATTGCCCTGCTCTCGCAGTGGCCCGCGTTGGCGCGCGCGCAGATGCAAGCGCCGCCGCGATACCGGCTATCCGCGGCAGTGGCGCAGGTTGCGCCCCACATCGAAGGTGTGCTTGAGGTTGGCTTCACCAACCACAGCCACCGAGTGCTCGATGAGGCGGTGTTCGTCCTCTTCCCCAATCGGTTCTCCAAACCCGATGAGGGCATCAATGATTTCAATCGGCAGTTCGTTTACCCGGAGCAAGACTTCGATCCCGGCGCGCTGACGATCCTCGAGGCCGATGATGGCGGGCGCCGCGTTGCCCTCGCGCCGGTTCACCAGGCGGAAGTGCCCGATGGCAGCCTGGTCCGGCTGCCCATTACCCCGCTGGCGCCGGGGGCGACGCGATCCCTGAGGCTGCGCTTTCGCACCGTCGTGCCGCACCGATTCGGCAGCTTCGGCGAGTTTGATGGCCAACTCACGTTGATTGGCGGCTGGTATCCATACCTTGCCGCGCTCAGCGCCGATGGCTCGTGGCAGCTGGACGCGCCGCCGCCGCTAGCCGATTTCGAGGTCGAGCTGAGCATCGCACCGGAACTGGAAGCGGTACTCAACGGCCATCACATCAGACGGGCAGAGGCCGCAGCCAGGCTGCGATTTCCGTCGGTGCATTATTTGTCGCTGGTGGCGGCGCCGGAGCTGCGGCGCCGCGAGACCACCGCCGGCGGCACCCGCATCGTCATCTTCCAGCGCCCGCCGCGCCGCACTCTGCGCCACAGCTTCGGCCCCACGCCCGACGAGATTGTCAGCGCGACGTTGCACGACATCATCGCCCGGTGCCCGCAACTACTGTCGCAACGGCCGGCGGAGGTGATCGTCGTGCAAGCACCGCTGCGCCTGAGCCTCACTGCCGCGGCTGAAGGCATGGCGGTGATCTCGGACCGGGCCCTCAAGGTGCATTGGCTGCTGCGGCCGTTTCACGAGTTGCGACTGGCGCAGGCGCTCTACGCCGAGATGCTGCGGCCGCAATTGAGTGCCCGCGAACCAGCCCAGGACTACTGGTGGGTCAGCGACGGGCTGGCGCGCGTGTTGGCCGATCGTTTTGTTGCGCAAGCGCGTCCAAACACGCCGAGTGTGCAGGACTGGATCGATCGCTTCAATATCTTCGCGATCGTTGACCGCTTCGAGAGCGTGCCGAAGATCCCGTTCGTCGAGGCCTTCTTCGAGCGCGCTCGCGTGGCTGATCCGCTGCACAGCGAGATCGCCACGTTCAACAGCTCGCGACCTCCCGGGCGTGTCGTCCTCAACAAGCTGCGCGAGGTGGTCGGGCCGGAGCAATTCGCGGCGCTCGTTGATCGCTGCGCCGGCGCCGCCGAGCGTTTTCGCGGCTGCGTGTCGGCGGCTGGCGATCTTGACTGGGTTT includes the following:
- a CDS encoding alanine racemase, with the translated sequence MTIDDLQTPALLADAGVLEHNLAAMAAALPGARLRPHVKAHKCTALARRQAAHGHRSFTCATIREVEGMAAAGLRDDLLLANEVLDARRLAVTEARITVAVDSEATIMAAAAGGLREVVIDVNVGLPRCGCMPEDAGRLADLARRHGLSVRGVMGYEGHVVGLDDREARARLCGESMQLLLAAHRLVGGELISAGGTGTYDCNVWANEIQAGSYALMDNTYAKLGLPFRRGLSVLATVISRSAAYAVADCGLKALGMDHGNPTIDGAAVWFCSDEHITFAPEEPVRVGDRIRVWPAHIDPTIAYHERLHLVSGEQVDESWAIDLRGW
- a CDS encoding tetratricopeptide repeat protein, coding for MTRWSAICALLLVPVAVAAAEVRAIRASGEYRMGDNDTRAEGKRLALADAKRRALEQVGTYVESISEVRDMKLGRDEIRAYTAGIVEVKEAIEHTALDADGKSMVISVEVVCDIDPAVLTKQIENLRRNEAAGQQLQQLRAENDALRRRLAEQSRSVAEARTPDDAQRLSRQRDTTLTNLEVGDLLARAWVALGSEQGTVLAGASTPAGRGRARPLVLQALTLDPDSAPAHQAMGGLLYEEGNWDGALAEFREALRLQPRSAAAHGGLGNALQSKGALTDAIREYRRALALNPDSVLAHNNLGSALLAKGDAEGAARQMREVIRRKPNFAPAHVNLGIALKVKGDLAGAVSAHRRALALKPDYAEAHYNLGIALEASGAVNEAIGAYREALRLAPDHADAHNNLGIALASTGDWTGAIDEFRRALRLKPDHPNAHYGLGVALENTKELDAAAHAYRQALRVRPHFASAHYQLAGVLKANGDVAGAIAEFRAYLRDTADGEAEKHRVRAIVRELGGTP
- a CDS encoding outer membrane beta-barrel protein, translated to MSCVLLGTVVGAPNTQAQTQTGIVEAAAQGAVFMPVQDTNRESTGYLVVGRVGYFVTDALQVAIAPQVYGNFKDTPSGALTGRVDYHLLPESTTVPFVGVQGGVLFSSSGGGFGGGGGTDTNGALGGQAGVKVFLTKTTSVNAELDYIASTDAMDEGALLALFGVSYYFR
- a CDS encoding caspase family protein → MRVRYEWILGVGLLAAAQAAPARAAPQPDIRAELSDNYGSSWAVVIGIDRYRNWPWLNSAVKDADQVAARLQLLGFEHVITLRDSEATRAAIVGVWERLQRDTRADDRVLFFFAGHGQTESLPNGDSKGYLIPADASWERYAETALSVDELRALGKQVPAKHLLYVMDACYSGQMLLRAGRSGAAPAWLRKPVRQVLAAGRAGEQVIEQGGSGLFTRILLEGLDGGADLDHDGMITASEIGVYVNPRVAKLSQGAQTPQFGRMAGEGEFVLAKKSAPARPLPALAPVITPVRPRSNSVRLAIGRVQGFAVDALDPNGAQLAETVWQLDGRQVGTGLRWSFSGGAPGSHTVRFVARSREDQGAAEEWTVEVVAPDKLLPRVAIEISERLGGRDSSCGLLCGELERALLQQRATVVSQEQLARLRQRDVTLALDDREAAAAMGERLGVDILLRGSCEVGEPRRQRFEGVEFFIADEATCEVRAIEAATAYISLSERLEKPRKDTSATSADSAVTRALKATVDGRAAALAKRLIYSWSTAEPRLYEVLIRDVEGAALGGTETKLRSLEGVRRLQRRSYQQRIAELNLEYQGDQEALINGLYDLGYELIGEDPGRVTVRPRARAAGGQE
- a CDS encoding WD40 repeat domain-containing protein, with amino-acid sequence MSVRLAAVLAAALALAGCAANRDSGPVEVRVYGEPAAAVMAAAPGAAPAAPGGGAGTLFGRALAHQRVGVAFFDRGGCGEVLATAEGSVLAALRNAGAEVLDQPTLERLRADRTAYEVAMNPTISQLRELRARYQVEILLSGFCSAESAQGVGLLWVGTANTDLRATLAETAAVMGNATSRPFGTRSNPSPVADTALAAKRLAIERALADMVSLAGLGTVVVAAEQPVRLTYAEKLRRGDSATALAFSPDSRLLAVAETGAVSLWDVERQSLLWRQSGGGQVRALAFSADGARLVAGADDGRLLVLDVQRGQALAHLGNGEAVTALGLSPNGQHAAVGRQSGEVAVWDLAGGQPLVEFSAHRGRVQMVSYTRDGRTVISAGVDQAVQFLDVYGRRALRSLAPVFRMGALHSAALSPCGRLLALGLKEIRVYRHSDRVDTEFIRAVDVLTGEEEQRFEAHGDPVTALAFGPTRDFLLSGSEDSQVKVWQPDRARALLTIAFGSPVNSVDFSRNGRWLAAAGAAGLRLWEVR